In a single window of the Myxococcus stipitatus genome:
- a CDS encoding chromosome condensation regulator RCC1, with the protein MRNDRKAGAWLWLALWLGSLLAVGCGESGRAPPVDAVSPLARSSARLALAPIPSRLAAGSQHSLYVTPGGTVWAWGGNSSGQLGSGASSFQRATAKQVPGLADVVSVAAGDSHSLALRADRTVWTWGANGSGQLGDGTTVDRASAVKLAQLSEMVSVAAGDFHSLALRSDGTVWAWGDNFQGQLGRGHTGPGTSPEVVPGLTGVVALAAGFDFSLAVREDGTVWAWGANGSGQLGDGTRAQRLVPTQVAGLKGVIAVSAGLYHALALCADGTVWAWGNNAYGQLGDGTWADSVVPVRVEAISGAKSVAAQDFGSLVLSKSGTLLAWGNNSVGQLGDGTTTERELPVPVLGLASVDALAAGAEHAVVVRTDGTLWSWGSSAFGQLGHGGSERHLSPEVVIRLPGVVSAASGSAHSVAALADGSVWGWGRNQYGQLGDGTTTERSTPVRVPSLGAVVSVAAASHHSLAVRSDGTVWGWGRNAYGQLGDGTTKDRATPVAAMGLTSVRSVAAGGNHAVALRSDGTVWTWGHNGVGQLGDGTTKDRAVPGQVPGLANVVAVAAGTYFSLALRSDGTVVAWGEGFEGQLGDGGGVQRTLPVLVAGLTRVVAIGAGAAHGLAVLGDGTVWAWGDNSEGQLGDGTWSDRFRPVQVVGVFGAVSVSGGQYHSMAVMTDGTARAWGYNAYGQLGDGTLTSRISPDVVPGATGLKRVSPSSLHVLALRQDGQLLAWGYNRFGQLGLGSGGWSALPVQVRGLGQGERLASGRSHSLLVRLDGTVLAWGQNSSGQLGDGTSTHRSEPVSVRGLPCIRSAAAGAQHSLALACDGTVWAWGANAKGQLGVAAGSARLLPVMVEGLWGVVAVSAGGDSSMALRADGTAWAWGANGSGQLGDGTTVDRSTPKPVTKVAGLSAVSQGESHGLAVDGSGVVWAWGDNASGQLGDGTTTASRVPVVVKELGGATDVSAGRAFSLAVRSDGTVWSWGANRSGQLGDGSNVSRPWPKPVLLVKDARAVSAGANHVLAVSQDGTVWGWGENSLGQVGDGTREGRFSPQVVVELRDAVDVAVGEQHSVALLVDESARSWGSNEFGQLGEVESGVRTEPVPVKSPQSKVASIQSVRAWNRHVVALLKDGSVQVWGGNEHGQLGIGSRDRRAEPTTVEGLTDVVAVSPGAWHTLALRSDGTVWSWGTNIHGALGDGTAEDRLRPVRVVGLTDVVDISAGSYHSLALRSDGTVWAWGYNAFGQLGDGTTELRALPLPMLEVKDAVAISGGEHHSLVLRADGTMLACGHNAYGQLGDGSSTTRVSPTLVSGLEGVRAIRAGNYHSLALRYDGTVWTWGANTHGQLGDGGYTTRILPGRVVGLEGMKSLGAGADHAFAVSEAGAVWAWGRNSHGQLGNGESAGRPSPVLVKGMAATRVVTAGGDFSVAIEENGTTWSWGTNIHGTLGVGVAGQRAVPGGVSLP; encoded by the coding sequence ATGAGGAATGACAGGAAGGCGGGAGCGTGGCTCTGGCTGGCATTGTGGCTGGGTTCGCTGCTCGCGGTGGGCTGCGGCGAGTCCGGACGCGCCCCTCCGGTGGACGCCGTGTCTCCGCTGGCCCGGAGCTCGGCGCGCCTGGCGCTCGCTCCCATCCCCTCGCGTCTGGCCGCTGGCTCCCAGCATTCACTGTACGTCACGCCGGGAGGCACCGTCTGGGCCTGGGGTGGCAACTCCTCGGGCCAGCTCGGCTCGGGCGCCTCCTCCTTCCAGCGCGCCACCGCGAAGCAGGTGCCGGGGCTGGCGGACGTCGTGTCCGTGGCGGCCGGTGACTCGCACTCGCTCGCGCTTCGCGCGGACCGCACGGTGTGGACCTGGGGCGCGAATGGCTCCGGTCAGCTCGGCGATGGCACCACGGTGGACCGCGCCTCCGCGGTGAAGCTGGCGCAGCTCTCGGAGATGGTGTCCGTGGCGGCCGGGGACTTCCATTCGCTCGCGCTCCGCTCCGACGGAACCGTGTGGGCCTGGGGCGACAACTTCCAGGGCCAGCTCGGCCGGGGCCACACGGGCCCGGGCACGTCACCCGAGGTGGTGCCGGGCCTGACGGGCGTCGTCGCGCTCGCCGCCGGCTTCGACTTCTCCCTCGCCGTGAGGGAGGACGGCACGGTGTGGGCCTGGGGCGCGAACGGCTCCGGACAGCTCGGCGATGGCACGCGCGCCCAGCGCCTCGTCCCCACGCAGGTCGCGGGGCTGAAGGGCGTCATCGCCGTGTCCGCGGGCCTCTACCACGCGCTGGCGCTGTGTGCGGACGGCACCGTGTGGGCGTGGGGCAACAATGCCTACGGCCAGCTGGGCGACGGCACCTGGGCGGACAGCGTCGTCCCGGTCCGGGTCGAGGCCATCTCCGGCGCGAAGTCCGTGGCCGCCCAGGACTTCGGTTCGCTGGTGTTGTCGAAGAGCGGCACGCTGCTCGCCTGGGGCAACAACTCCGTGGGGCAGCTGGGGGATGGCACCACGACGGAGCGCGAGCTGCCCGTGCCGGTCCTGGGCCTGGCGAGCGTGGACGCCCTGGCGGCCGGGGCCGAGCACGCCGTGGTGGTGCGCACCGATGGGACGCTCTGGTCCTGGGGCAGCAGCGCCTTCGGGCAGCTGGGCCACGGCGGCTCCGAGCGGCACCTGTCCCCCGAGGTCGTCATCCGCCTGCCCGGCGTCGTGTCCGCCGCCTCCGGCAGCGCCCACTCCGTCGCGGCCCTCGCGGATGGCTCCGTCTGGGGCTGGGGCCGCAACCAGTACGGCCAGCTCGGAGACGGCACGACGACCGAGCGCTCCACGCCCGTACGCGTGCCCTCGCTCGGCGCGGTGGTCTCCGTCGCCGCGGCCAGCCACCATTCGCTCGCGGTGCGCTCGGACGGGACGGTGTGGGGCTGGGGGCGCAACGCGTATGGCCAGCTGGGCGATGGCACCACGAAGGACCGCGCGACGCCCGTGGCCGCGATGGGGCTGACCAGCGTCAGGTCCGTGGCCGCGGGCGGCAACCACGCGGTGGCGCTGCGCTCCGATGGCACCGTGTGGACGTGGGGGCACAACGGCGTCGGTCAGCTGGGCGATGGCACCACGAAGGACCGCGCCGTGCCGGGCCAGGTGCCGGGGCTGGCGAACGTGGTGGCCGTGGCCGCAGGCACCTACTTCTCGCTGGCGCTGCGCTCCGACGGCACGGTGGTCGCCTGGGGCGAGGGCTTCGAGGGACAGCTCGGCGATGGCGGCGGCGTCCAGCGGACCCTGCCCGTGCTGGTCGCGGGGCTCACGCGGGTGGTCGCCATCGGCGCGGGCGCGGCGCACGGCCTCGCGGTGCTGGGCGATGGGACGGTCTGGGCGTGGGGTGACAACTCGGAGGGACAGCTCGGCGACGGCACCTGGTCGGACCGGTTCCGCCCCGTGCAGGTGGTGGGCGTCTTTGGCGCGGTGTCCGTCTCCGGCGGGCAGTACCACTCGATGGCGGTGATGACCGACGGCACCGCGCGCGCCTGGGGCTACAACGCCTATGGCCAGCTCGGAGATGGCACGCTCACCTCGCGAATCTCACCGGACGTCGTGCCCGGCGCCACGGGCCTCAAGCGCGTCAGCCCCAGCTCCCTGCACGTGCTCGCGCTGCGCCAGGACGGTCAGCTGCTGGCGTGGGGTTACAACCGCTTCGGCCAGCTCGGGCTCGGCTCGGGCGGCTGGAGCGCGCTGCCGGTGCAGGTGCGTGGGTTGGGGCAGGGGGAGCGGCTGGCGTCGGGGCGCTCGCACTCGCTGCTCGTGCGCCTCGACGGCACCGTGCTCGCGTGGGGGCAGAACTCGTCCGGCCAGCTCGGGGACGGCACCAGCACCCACCGCTCGGAGCCCGTCTCCGTGCGTGGGCTGCCTTGCATCCGCTCCGCCGCCGCGGGCGCACAGCACTCCCTCGCGCTCGCGTGTGACGGCACCGTGTGGGCGTGGGGCGCGAACGCGAAGGGCCAGCTGGGCGTCGCCGCGGGCAGCGCGCGGCTCCTGCCGGTGATGGTGGAGGGGCTGTGGGGCGTGGTGGCGGTCTCCGCGGGCGGCGACTCCTCGATGGCGCTGCGCGCGGACGGCACGGCGTGGGCGTGGGGCGCGAACGGCTCCGGCCAGCTCGGCGATGGCACCACCGTGGACCGCTCGACGCCGAAGCCGGTGACGAAGGTCGCGGGCCTGTCCGCCGTGTCCCAGGGCGAGTCGCACGGGCTGGCGGTGGATGGGTCGGGCGTGGTGTGGGCGTGGGGCGACAACGCCTCCGGGCAGCTCGGTGATGGCACCACCACCGCGAGCCGGGTGCCGGTGGTGGTGAAGGAGCTGGGGGGCGCCACGGACGTGAGCGCGGGGAGGGCCTTCTCGCTGGCCGTGCGGAGCGACGGCACGGTGTGGAGCTGGGGGGCGAACCGCTCCGGGCAACTGGGCGATGGCTCCAACGTCTCCCGTCCCTGGCCCAAGCCGGTGCTCCTCGTGAAGGACGCGCGGGCGGTGTCCGCGGGCGCGAACCACGTGCTCGCCGTGAGCCAGGACGGCACCGTGTGGGGCTGGGGGGAGAACTCGCTCGGCCAGGTGGGCGACGGCACGCGCGAGGGCCGCTTCTCGCCCCAGGTGGTGGTGGAGCTGCGCGACGCGGTGGACGTGGCCGTGGGTGAGCAGCACTCGGTGGCGCTGCTCGTCGACGAGAGCGCCCGCTCCTGGGGCAGCAACGAGTTCGGACAGCTCGGCGAGGTCGAGTCCGGAGTGAGGACGGAGCCGGTGCCCGTGAAGTCGCCGCAGTCGAAGGTGGCCTCCATCCAGTCCGTGCGCGCCTGGAATCGTCACGTGGTGGCGCTGCTGAAGGACGGCTCCGTGCAGGTGTGGGGAGGCAACGAGCATGGCCAGCTCGGCATCGGCTCGAGGGACCGCCGGGCGGAGCCGACCACCGTCGAGGGGCTGACGGACGTGGTGGCCGTCTCTCCGGGCGCGTGGCACACGCTGGCGCTGCGCTCCGACGGCACGGTGTGGTCCTGGGGCACCAACATCCACGGCGCGCTGGGCGATGGGACGGCGGAGGACCGGCTGCGCCCCGTGCGGGTGGTGGGGCTCACCGACGTGGTGGACATCTCCGCGGGCAGCTACCACTCGCTGGCGCTGCGCTCCGACGGCACGGTGTGGGCGTGGGGCTACAACGCCTTCGGTCAGCTCGGGGATGGAACCACCGAGCTGCGCGCGTTGCCGCTCCCGATGCTGGAGGTGAAGGACGCCGTGGCCATCTCCGGCGGCGAGCACCACTCCCTGGTGCTGCGCGCCGACGGCACGATGCTGGCCTGTGGCCACAACGCCTATGGCCAGCTCGGCGATGGTTCGTCCACCACCCGCGTGTCACCCACGCTCGTCTCGGGGCTGGAGGGCGTGCGAGCCATCCGCGCGGGCAACTACCACTCGCTGGCGCTGCGCTACGACGGCACGGTGTGGACGTGGGGGGCCAACACCCATGGGCAGCTGGGCGACGGGGGCTACACCACGCGCATCCTTCCTGGCCGGGTGGTGGGCCTGGAGGGCATGAAGTCCCTGGGCGCGGGCGCGGACCACGCGTTCGCCGTGAGCGAGGCGGGCGCCGTCTGGGCCTGGGGACGCAACTCGCACGGGCAGCTGGGCAATGGCGAGAGCGCCGGTCGCCCGTCGCCCGTGCTGGTGAAGGGCATGGCGGCGACGCGGGTGGTGACCGCCGGCGGGGACTTCTCCGTGGCGATCGAGGAGAACGGCACGACGTGGAGCTGGGGCACCAACATCCACGGGACGCTGGGCGTGGGGGTCGCCGGGCAGCGCGCGGTGCCGGGGGGCGTCTCGCTGCCCTGA
- a CDS encoding alpha/beta hydrolase: MDARTLLTRARAEGTPFIDGETATFVWRGKGPLFLQGDFQDWKGKPLPFRRVAPDLWSAAVSLPRDAYVEYALLDARGRRHPDPFNRHLSDNGFGERNHTFYMPDGGPSLPARRPRGIPRGRVTRHRVDMADVGLDGHRTVRLYAPPARGRVPLLVVFDGDDYLRRVRLPELVDTLVADGRMAPVALALVSNGGRTRGVEYACSEYTVALLLWKVLPLAHEHLSLVDERHVPGAHAVLGASLGGLMALFTGLRAPEVFGKVLSQSGAFVVENHEFVVFDLARQVPQRPLDVWMDCGRFEGLLEGNQRLVPVLEASGHRVEYREYSGGHNYPAWRDDLVRGLERMFPPPPASKRR, encoded by the coding sequence ATGGACGCCAGGACACTGCTGACGCGGGCGCGCGCGGAAGGCACGCCCTTCATCGACGGGGAGACGGCCACCTTCGTGTGGCGCGGCAAGGGCCCCCTCTTCCTCCAGGGCGACTTCCAGGACTGGAAGGGCAAGCCCCTGCCCTTCCGCCGCGTGGCCCCCGACCTGTGGAGCGCGGCCGTGTCACTGCCCCGCGACGCCTACGTCGAATACGCCCTCCTCGACGCGCGCGGCCGGCGCCACCCGGACCCGTTCAACCGTCACCTCTCCGACAACGGCTTCGGCGAACGCAACCACACCTTCTACATGCCCGACGGAGGCCCCTCGCTGCCGGCCCGGCGGCCGCGCGGAATCCCCCGGGGCCGCGTCACCCGCCACCGCGTGGACATGGCCGACGTGGGCCTGGACGGCCACCGCACCGTGCGCCTCTACGCGCCCCCCGCCCGGGGCCGCGTGCCCCTGCTCGTCGTGTTCGACGGCGACGACTACCTGCGCCGCGTGAGGCTCCCGGAGCTCGTGGACACCCTCGTCGCCGACGGCCGCATGGCCCCCGTGGCCCTCGCCCTGGTGTCGAATGGCGGCAGGACGCGCGGCGTCGAGTACGCATGCAGCGAGTACACCGTGGCCCTCCTCCTGTGGAAGGTGCTTCCCCTGGCGCATGAGCACCTGTCGTTGGTGGACGAACGACACGTCCCCGGCGCGCACGCGGTGCTGGGCGCGTCCCTGGGCGGGCTGATGGCGCTGTTCACGGGCCTGCGCGCGCCGGAGGTCTTCGGGAAGGTGCTGTCGCAGTCCGGGGCTTTTGTCGTGGAGAACCACGAGTTCGTGGTGTTCGACCTGGCGCGGCAGGTGCCTCAGCGTCCGTTGGACGTGTGGATGGACTGTGGCCGCTTCGAGGGGTTGCTGGAGGGCAACCAGCGGCTGGTCCCGGTGCTCGAGGCCTCCGGGCACCGGGTGGAGTACCGGGAGTACAGCGGCGGGCACAACTACCCGGCGTGGCGCGACGACCTGGTGCGGGGGCTGGAGCGCATGTTCCCCCCTCCCCCTGCGTCCAAACGCCGATAG
- a CDS encoding TIGR01777 family oxidoreductase — protein MKVAVTGATGFLGLELVQGLLSQGHAVHVLSRDVPRALRRLPVGVSGSYFDGETALAPDALGGAEAVVHLAGEPVGQRWTKEARRRIHDSRVVGTRVLVEAMKGAGTVRRLVTASAVGYYGGTRGAEPLTEESAPGDDFLARVCRAWEAQALEARAAGISVSLVRLGVVLHPEGGALHRMLTPFRVGAGGPVGSGRQYVSWIHRDDAVALLRYVLEHARLEGPVNATAPQPVTNAEFAHALGHALGRPSVVHVPAFVLKAAMGEMAQVVLEGQRVLPHRALDAGFAFQHPELEPALRHLLGTRA, from the coding sequence ATGAAGGTGGCCGTCACGGGCGCCACGGGGTTCCTGGGCCTCGAGCTCGTACAGGGTTTGTTGAGCCAGGGCCACGCGGTGCACGTGCTCTCCCGGGACGTGCCCCGGGCGCTGAGGCGGCTGCCGGTGGGGGTGTCGGGTTCGTACTTCGATGGAGAGACGGCGCTGGCGCCGGACGCCCTGGGCGGGGCGGAGGCGGTGGTCCACCTCGCGGGAGAGCCGGTGGGGCAGCGCTGGACGAAGGAGGCCCGGCGGCGCATCCACGACAGCCGCGTGGTGGGGACGCGGGTGTTGGTGGAGGCGATGAAGGGCGCGGGGACGGTGCGGCGGCTCGTGACGGCGTCGGCGGTGGGCTACTACGGCGGCACGCGGGGCGCGGAGCCGCTGACGGAGGAGAGCGCGCCCGGGGACGACTTCCTCGCCCGGGTGTGCCGCGCCTGGGAGGCCCAGGCGCTGGAGGCGCGCGCGGCGGGCATCTCCGTGTCCCTGGTGCGCCTGGGCGTGGTGCTGCACCCGGAGGGCGGCGCGCTGCACCGGATGCTGACGCCGTTCCGCGTGGGCGCCGGAGGTCCTGTGGGCAGCGGCAGGCAGTACGTGAGTTGGATCCACCGCGACGACGCGGTGGCGCTCTTGCGGTACGTCCTGGAGCACGCGCGGCTGGAGGGGCCGGTGAACGCCACCGCGCCCCAGCCGGTGACCAACGCGGAGTTCGCTCACGCCCTCGGCCACGCGCTGGGCAGGCCCTCCGTGGTGCACGTCCCCGCCTTCGTGCTCAAGGCCGCCATGGGGGAGATGGCGCAGGTCGTCCTGGAGGGCCAGCGCGTGCTGCCCCACCGCGCGCTCGACGCCGGCTTCGCCTTCCAGCACCCGGAGCTGGAGCCAGCGCTGAGGCACCTGCTCGGGACACGGGCGTGA
- a CDS encoding aldo/keto reductase, with translation MLVLDLATVRLLDEDVAVRREAVARVDTSRLPGRHALRHALLSDEDAEVRAMAARQLGVARDTRFTPALLDALADPMPLVRDRAWRALARLGARELLPHAARAVRDEAVWWVRRAAIRASASVAGADAVDVLLRALEDPFWRVRHAAVQALALLGADDVSLQDRVRSEAVAPRHARGPVRPAVAWLEAAWAEARASSPMEPYAPGSAAGTAQGDTGSPRPTANHGSSEPCTAAQGDAGAQREHIDVSATSEPASEAAPADAKRAPQNPLDASSLAERSPAVTLADAAPGDASAPQNPLDVSSRSERSPMATLADATPGDTSAPRNPLDVSSLSERRPVATPADATQGDAGVHREHADAGSHWVPHTDVPRFPEALGSEDPAVTTARLEATPAGAVATHALVEWLGDPHEPLRKLARRRLRERGDTEALLLALRWLDEPRVPHARDEARALLEHVDTEDVDLAARILAAPPRPGALAWAARVAVRKGQDDLLARVRTLATHDTPEVRRAALSALVHDPASRSTVLRALDDPDERVRAEVLGAWERRPPSATAAQDYATALLAFAPRATTPRERRAVTAAAAFLQHTEQLFRALRDEDIPVQATALAALLALDQLSDTEREHAASQDDPWLRAAVLDLPTAMRACTEDTDPMLRRLALERVLAHDRSGAFDEARPSTRVLLACTRAPDPWMRARAAEHLLPEDSAESLHALLRLSRDTVPMVRAAAATALESRETLDTQLASLLEDDTLQVDEDVRLAAWTWALRRADLPAFERLRAALDAGTTSPRVLAHLETQLLVFPDTLLALHPDLVQRRPQAPARVTAVSAPRRTGPLRDVSRPLGNTGLQVSPLILSGAHLASRDAFFEAHDAGLRTFFWEPRYETLTRFLQSGRPREQHGVVAGTYHAGAAAIRRDVESSLRRLRTSWLDVFLLFWVRAPERLTDEDFAALERLRAEGKVRAFGFSTHLRELARDALGRHPWPVVMIRHSAAHPGAETVFFPEAHQRGTGLLTFTATCYGRLLQPVPGMSPDQPVPSAVDCYRYSLSQPGVSATLTAPRNTRELRHNLEVLSRPWMETDALPVMRAHGERVRARTRRLDTLVRRAPGGPRDALLALLEETPTPPEDDLPSS, from the coding sequence ATGCTCGTTCTGGACCTGGCCACGGTGCGCCTGCTCGACGAGGACGTGGCGGTACGTCGCGAGGCGGTGGCGCGGGTCGACACCTCCCGGCTGCCTGGGCGCCATGCGCTGCGACACGCCCTGCTCTCCGACGAGGACGCGGAGGTGCGCGCCATGGCGGCGCGTCAGCTCGGCGTGGCGAGGGACACGCGCTTCACGCCCGCGTTGCTCGATGCGCTCGCGGACCCGATGCCCCTCGTGAGGGACAGGGCGTGGCGGGCCCTGGCGCGACTGGGGGCCCGTGAGCTGCTGCCTCACGCCGCGCGTGCGGTGCGAGACGAAGCGGTGTGGTGGGTGCGCCGCGCGGCGATCCGGGCCTCCGCGTCCGTCGCGGGCGCCGACGCCGTGGACGTGTTGCTGCGCGCGCTCGAGGACCCGTTCTGGCGCGTGCGACACGCGGCGGTCCAGGCGCTGGCCTTGCTGGGCGCGGACGATGTGTCGCTCCAGGACAGGGTCCGGAGCGAGGCGGTGGCGCCCAGGCACGCGCGCGGTCCGGTCCGGCCCGCCGTTGCGTGGCTGGAGGCCGCATGGGCGGAGGCGCGCGCGTCGAGCCCCATGGAGCCATACGCTCCGGGCTCCGCCGCTGGCACGGCGCAGGGAGATACAGGCAGTCCACGGCCGACGGCCAATCACGGCTCGTCGGAGCCATGCACTGCGGCACAGGGCGACGCGGGCGCTCAACGCGAGCACATCGATGTCAGCGCCACCTCGGAGCCGGCCTCCGAAGCGGCGCCTGCTGATGCCAAACGCGCTCCCCAGAACCCACTCGATGCCAGCAGCCTCGCGGAACGGAGTCCCGCGGTGACGCTCGCTGACGCCGCACCTGGCGACGCAAGCGCTCCCCAGAACCCGCTCGATGTCAGCAGCCGCTCGGAGCGGAGTCCCATGGCGACGCTCGCTGACGCCACACCCGGCGACACAAGCGCGCCCCGGAACCCGCTCGATGTCAGCAGCCTCTCGGAGCGGCGTCCCGTGGCAACGCCCGCTGACGCCACACAGGGCGATGCGGGCGTTCACCGCGAGCACGCCGATGCCGGCAGCCACTGGGTGCCGCACACGGATGTTCCTCGGTTCCCAGAAGCGCTCGGCAGCGAGGACCCGGCGGTGACGACGGCGCGCCTGGAGGCCACGCCCGCCGGCGCCGTCGCCACCCACGCGCTGGTGGAGTGGCTCGGAGACCCGCACGAGCCCTTGCGCAAGCTCGCGCGTCGCCGCCTTCGGGAGCGCGGCGACACCGAAGCGCTCCTGCTCGCGTTGCGCTGGCTCGACGAGCCCCGCGTCCCCCACGCGAGGGACGAGGCCCGCGCGCTGTTGGAGCATGTCGACACGGAGGACGTGGACCTCGCGGCGCGCATCCTCGCGGCCCCGCCGCGCCCCGGCGCGCTGGCCTGGGCCGCTCGCGTCGCCGTAAGGAAGGGCCAGGACGACCTCCTCGCGCGAGTCCGGACGCTCGCCACCCACGACACGCCCGAGGTCCGTCGCGCGGCCCTGTCCGCCCTCGTCCACGACCCGGCCAGTCGAAGCACCGTGCTCCGCGCGCTCGACGACCCGGACGAACGGGTGCGCGCGGAGGTCCTCGGCGCCTGGGAGCGCCGTCCTCCTTCCGCCACGGCCGCCCAGGACTACGCCACCGCGCTCCTCGCCTTCGCGCCCCGCGCCACCACGCCCCGCGAGCGCCGCGCCGTCACCGCCGCCGCCGCCTTCCTCCAACACACCGAGCAGCTCTTCCGAGCGCTGCGCGACGAGGACATCCCCGTCCAGGCCACCGCCCTCGCGGCGCTCCTCGCGCTCGACCAACTCTCCGACACGGAGCGCGAACACGCGGCCTCCCAGGACGACCCCTGGCTCCGCGCCGCGGTCCTCGACCTGCCCACCGCGATGCGCGCCTGCACCGAGGACACCGACCCGATGCTTCGCCGCCTGGCCCTGGAGCGCGTGCTCGCGCACGACAGGTCCGGAGCGTTCGACGAGGCGCGGCCATCCACCCGTGTCCTCCTGGCGTGCACCCGCGCCCCCGACCCATGGATGCGCGCCCGCGCGGCGGAGCACCTCCTCCCCGAGGACAGCGCCGAATCGCTGCACGCGCTCCTGCGCCTGTCGCGCGACACCGTCCCCATGGTGCGCGCCGCCGCGGCCACCGCCCTCGAATCCCGCGAGACGCTCGACACCCAGCTGGCCTCCCTCCTCGAGGACGACACCCTCCAGGTGGACGAGGACGTGCGCCTCGCCGCGTGGACATGGGCCCTGCGACGCGCGGACCTCCCGGCCTTCGAGCGACTCCGCGCCGCGCTCGATGCGGGCACCACCTCCCCCCGCGTCCTCGCGCACCTGGAGACCCAGCTCCTCGTCTTCCCCGACACGCTCCTCGCCCTCCACCCCGACCTCGTCCAGCGCCGCCCCCAGGCCCCCGCGCGCGTCACCGCCGTGAGCGCACCGCGCCGCACGGGTCCTCTGCGCGACGTGTCCCGCCCGTTGGGGAACACCGGCCTCCAGGTCTCCCCGCTCATCCTGTCCGGCGCCCACCTCGCCTCGCGCGACGCCTTCTTCGAGGCCCACGACGCGGGGCTGCGCACATTCTTCTGGGAGCCGCGCTACGAGACGCTGACACGCTTCCTCCAGAGCGGGCGCCCGCGAGAGCAGCACGGCGTGGTGGCGGGCACGTACCACGCGGGCGCGGCGGCCATCCGCCGCGACGTGGAGTCCTCGCTGCGCCGCCTGCGGACCTCCTGGCTCGACGTCTTCCTCCTCTTCTGGGTCCGGGCCCCCGAGCGCCTGACCGACGAGGACTTCGCCGCGCTCGAGCGCCTGCGCGCGGAAGGCAAGGTCCGCGCCTTCGGCTTCTCCACGCACCTGCGCGAGCTGGCGCGCGATGCGCTCGGGCGGCACCCCTGGCCGGTGGTGATGATCCGCCACAGCGCCGCGCACCCGGGCGCGGAGACCGTCTTCTTCCCGGAGGCCCACCAGCGAGGCACGGGGCTCCTCACCTTCACCGCCACCTGCTACGGCCGCCTGCTCCAACCCGTGCCCGGCATGTCGCCGGACCAACCCGTGCCCTCGGCGGTGGACTGCTACCGCTACTCCCTCTCACAGCCGGGCGTCAGCGCCACCCTCACCGCGCCACGAAACACCCGCGAGCTGCGACACAACCTGGAGGTGCTGTCCCGCCCGTGGATGGAGACGGACGCCCTGCCCGTCATGCGCGCGCATGGCGAGCGCGTGCGCGCGCGGACGCGGCGGCTCGACACCCTGGTGCGCCGGGCGCCGGGCGGGCCCCGGGACGCGCTGCTCGCGCTCCTGGAGGAGACGCCGACGCCCCCCGAGGATGACCTTCCCTCGTCGTGA
- a CDS encoding reverse transcriptase family protein, which translates to MDLAGLLLELQPLMAEPETHFERIVGLLEQHQGLAEYEVARFYVSRHWMDSASKRLGSADPRERLRAVRLIPLLFPRAIAAGQLRRRVKDADSRVAAAARAAVRKLGLADISPPDSRIEPPRHPGPRSLGGWNPTGWNFGLFPADGERVKRKPEVATRLPELRDRADVARLVGLDERELAALMRPGSEPGSSYVEFDVPKRSGGVRRLCAPRARLKAAQRALLDNLLTHLPTHPAAHGFVPERSTVTNAQPHTGANVVVRVDVEDFFPSVHYRRVKGLFEAYGYGAQVASTLAGLTTWRAKLPDGTVAWPGVLPQGAPTSPAIANLVCRRLDARLDALAKKAGARYTRYADDLTFSFPQPPERLGRFLWWVNAILQQEGFSENAPKRRVMRGGGRQRVTGLTVNQRVAIPREERRRFKAILANCRKHGVESQARGRPDFPAWLEGYAAYVRMVHPELGARWQREVKELLGR; encoded by the coding sequence ATGGACCTGGCGGGACTCCTCCTCGAACTCCAACCGTTGATGGCGGAGCCCGAGACCCACTTCGAGCGCATCGTCGGGCTGCTGGAGCAGCACCAGGGGCTCGCGGAGTACGAGGTCGCGCGCTTCTACGTCAGCCGGCACTGGATGGACTCCGCGTCCAAGCGGCTGGGCAGCGCGGACCCGCGCGAGCGCCTCCGGGCGGTGCGCCTCATCCCCCTGCTCTTCCCCCGCGCCATCGCCGCGGGGCAGCTGCGTCGCCGGGTGAAGGACGCGGACTCGCGCGTGGCCGCCGCCGCGCGCGCCGCCGTGCGGAAGCTGGGGCTCGCGGACATCTCGCCTCCGGACAGCCGCATCGAACCACCCCGCCACCCGGGGCCCCGCAGCCTGGGCGGATGGAACCCCACGGGCTGGAACTTCGGGCTGTTCCCCGCCGACGGCGAGCGCGTGAAGCGCAAGCCCGAGGTGGCCACCCGCCTGCCGGAGCTGCGCGACCGCGCGGACGTGGCGAGGCTGGTGGGCCTGGACGAGCGCGAGCTCGCGGCGCTGATGCGTCCGGGCTCCGAGCCGGGCTCCAGCTACGTGGAGTTCGACGTCCCCAAGCGCTCCGGCGGCGTGCGTCGCCTCTGCGCCCCTCGCGCCAGGCTCAAGGCCGCGCAGCGCGCGCTCCTCGACAACCTGCTCACGCACCTGCCCACGCACCCCGCCGCGCACGGCTTCGTGCCCGAGCGCTCCACCGTGACGAACGCCCAGCCACACACCGGCGCGAACGTGGTGGTGCGCGTGGACGTGGAGGACTTCTTCCCGTCCGTGCACTACCGCCGCGTGAAGGGCCTCTTCGAGGCATACGGCTACGGCGCCCAGGTGGCCTCGACGCTGGCGGGGCTCACCACATGGCGCGCGAAGCTGCCGGACGGCACCGTGGCCTGGCCCGGCGTGCTGCCCCAGGGCGCCCCCACCTCGCCCGCCATCGCCAACCTCGTCTGCCGCCGGCTGGACGCGCGCCTGGACGCGCTCGCGAAGAAGGCGGGCGCCCGCTACACGCGCTACGCGGACGACCTGACCTTCTCCTTCCCCCAACCGCCCGAGCGCCTGGGCCGCTTCCTCTGGTGGGTCAACGCCATCCTCCAGCAGGAGGGCTTCTCGGAGAACGCGCCCAAGCGCCGCGTCATGCGCGGCGGTGGACGCCAGCGCGTGACGGGCCTCACCGTCAACCAGCGCGTCGCCATCCCCCGCGAGGAGCGCCGCCGCTTCAAGGCCATCCTCGCCAACTGCCGCAAGCACGGCGTGGAGTCCCAGGCGCGAGGCCGGCCGGACTTCCCCGCCTGGCTGGAGGGCTATGCCGCCTACGTGCGCATGGTGCACCCGGAGCTGGGGGCGCGCTGGCAGCGCGAGGTGAAGGAGCTGCTCGGACGATGA